One part of the Chryseobacterium mulctrae genome encodes these proteins:
- a CDS encoding NAD(P)H-dependent oxidoreductase has translation MSLIENLNWRHAVKAYNPEKKVSQEDLNKILEAARLAPTSSGLQPFRVIVVENQDLKNKMVEGALNPEVMRDSSHVLVFAAWDSYSNEKIDKVYDYTTDERDLPRGRFGSYTDKIKTMYNAQTPEQHFAHTARQTYIALGLAMAQAAELKIDSTPAEGFSNEVVDEILGLKELGLKSVSLLYLGYRDQDNDWMASMKKVRIPMEEFIIKK, from the coding sequence ATGTCATTAATAGAAAATTTAAACTGGAGACACGCAGTAAAAGCTTACAATCCGGAAAAAAAAGTTTCTCAGGAAGATTTAAATAAAATTTTAGAAGCAGCAAGATTAGCGCCTACTTCTTCAGGGTTACAGCCTTTCAGAGTAATCGTTGTAGAAAATCAGGATTTAAAAAATAAAATGGTAGAAGGAGCGCTTAATCCGGAAGTAATGAGAGATTCTTCTCATGTATTGGTTTTTGCAGCTTGGGATAGCTATTCTAACGAAAAAATTGATAAAGTATATGATTATACTACAGATGAAAGAGATTTGCCGAGAGGTCGCTTTGGAAGTTATACCGATAAGATAAAAACCATGTACAACGCACAAACTCCAGAACAACATTTTGCACATACAGCGCGCCAAACTTATATTGCATTAGGTTTAGCGATGGCTCAAGCGGCAGAGCTTAAAATAGATTCTACTCCTGCGGAAGGTTTTAGTAATGAAGTTGTAGATGAAATTTTAGGGCTTAAAGAATTAGGTTTGAAAAGTGTAAGTTTGCTGTATCTTGGTTACAGAGACCAGGATAACGACTGGATGGCTTCGATGAAAAAAGTCAGAATTCCTATGGAGGAATTTATCATCAAAAAATAA
- a CDS encoding MarR family winged helix-turn-helix transcriptional regulator, with product MENSESLKLENQICFPLYVIAKQITGLYRPFLDELDITYPQYLVMMTLWENDGLAVNNIGEKLYLDSGTLTPLLKRLEAKGFIMRKRKKEDERVVQVFISESGKALQQKACEIPAKMHQKVGVSKEDWTELSNSVKKILNKIDNQ from the coding sequence ATGGAAAATTCAGAATCTTTAAAATTAGAAAATCAAATTTGCTTTCCGCTATACGTGATCGCAAAACAGATCACAGGTCTTTACCGTCCTTTTCTTGATGAGCTGGATATTACCTATCCACAATATCTTGTGATGATGACTTTGTGGGAAAATGATGGTCTTGCTGTAAACAATATTGGTGAAAAGCTTTATTTAGACAGCGGAACTCTAACTCCTCTTTTAAAAAGGCTGGAAGCAAAAGGATTTATCATGAGAAAGCGGAAAAAAGAAGATGAAAGAGTTGTTCAGGTTTTTATATCAGAATCCGGAAAAGCTCTGCAGCAAAAAGCTTGTGAAATCCCTGCTAAAATGCATCAAAAAGTTGGAGTTTCTAAAGAAGACTGGACAGAACTCAGCAACAGCGTAAAAAAAATATTAAACAAAATAGACAATCAATGA
- a CDS encoding organic hydroperoxide resistance protein, which produces MKTLYTTKVTAKGGRNGQVKSENGILDLEVRMPKALGGANDDFTNPEMLFAAGYSACFDSALNLVINKSKIKTGETTVTADVSIGQIENGGFGLAVELEVNIPEVSIEEAHELTEKAHQICPYSNATRNNIEVKLTVTNN; this is translated from the coding sequence ATGAAAACATTATACACCACAAAAGTTACCGCAAAAGGCGGAAGAAACGGACAAGTAAAAAGCGAAAACGGAATTCTTGATCTTGAGGTAAGAATGCCAAAAGCTTTAGGCGGAGCCAATGACGACTTCACAAACCCTGAAATGCTTTTTGCAGCCGGATATTCTGCATGCTTCGACAGTGCTTTAAATTTAGTAATCAATAAATCTAAAATAAAAACCGGCGAAACTACGGTAACAGCTGATGTAAGTATTGGTCAGATAGAAAATGGCGGATTTGGATTAGCCGTAGAATTAGAAGTTAATATTCCTGAAGTTTCTATTGAAGAAGCTCATGAATTGACTGAAAAAGCTCATCAGATTTGTCCTTATTCTAATGCAACAAGAAATAATATCGAGGTAAAACTTACGGTTACCAATAATTAA
- a CDS encoding peptide deformylase: MKKISILFILFINFINAQKLTSSEISLINQGDINSALPIYQTTDVHQHKTLLNLSTEIDPLDKNTATLVKRMEKSLLSTDGGVGIAAPQVGINRKIIWVQRFDKAGEPLEYFINPVITWRSELQNLGSEGDLSIPDFRDQFYRSKVIQLEYVDLKGQKFSEMVEGFTAVIFQHEIDHLFGILISDKKKKEENDSYLKVDAFKKSDSVRR, translated from the coding sequence ATGAAAAAAATCTCCATACTCTTCATACTTTTTATCAATTTTATCAATGCTCAGAAATTGACGTCCAGTGAAATTTCATTGATCAATCAAGGCGATATTAATTCAGCTTTGCCGATCTATCAGACTACCGATGTTCATCAACATAAAACTTTACTAAACCTTTCAACAGAAATTGATCCGCTTGACAAAAACACGGCAACTTTGGTGAAAAGAATGGAGAAATCACTTCTTTCAACTGACGGTGGAGTAGGAATTGCCGCTCCGCAAGTTGGGATCAACAGAAAAATAATTTGGGTACAACGTTTTGACAAAGCAGGAGAACCTTTGGAATATTTCATTAATCCGGTGATTACCTGGAGGTCAGAGTTGCAGAATCTCGGCTCGGAAGGCGATTTATCTATTCCCGATTTTAGAGATCAGTTTTACAGAAGTAAAGTCATTCAACTGGAATATGTTGATTTAAAAGGTCAGAAATTCTCAGAAATGGTAGAAGGTTTTACCGCCGTGATTTTCCAGCACGAAATTGATCATCTTTTCGGAATTTTAATTTCAGATAAAAAGAAAAAAGAGGAAAATGATTCTTATCTAAAAGTAGATGCTTTTAAGAAAAGTGATTCTGTGAGAAGGTAA
- a CDS encoding ChaN family lipoprotein, which translates to MKNIFIAILVLGFSAFKAQNFKSYQFYNKKGKAIKAEKMVKQLADYDVVFFGELHNNSIVHWLQLKVTEGLYDQKNKQITLGAEMFERDNQPQLNKYLAGKIEAKSLKDSVRLWNNYTTDYKPLVDFAKDKNLNFIATNIPRKYASQTAKEGLESLNKLTEKEKSYIAQLPINVTLDTPGYPEMKKMMGDHAEGTKVMNFISAQATKDATMAESILNNLQPGKTFIHYNGNFHSKEFGGIYWYIKQKNPNLKMAVISVFESEDDELKIPEKVYIPTDFNLIIPADMTKTY; encoded by the coding sequence ATGAAAAATATTTTTATCGCCATATTGGTTTTAGGATTTTCTGCATTCAAAGCGCAGAATTTTAAATCGTATCAATTCTATAATAAAAAAGGAAAAGCCATTAAAGCTGAAAAAATGGTTAAACAGCTTGCTGATTATGATGTTGTTTTCTTTGGGGAACTTCACAATAATTCAATTGTGCACTGGCTTCAGTTAAAAGTAACAGAAGGGTTGTATGATCAAAAAAATAAGCAGATTACTTTGGGTGCCGAAATGTTTGAAAGAGATAATCAGCCACAGCTTAATAAATATCTTGCCGGTAAAATTGAAGCTAAAAGTTTAAAAGATTCTGTTCGTTTGTGGAATAATTATACGACTGATTACAAACCTTTGGTTGATTTTGCAAAAGATAAAAATCTGAACTTTATTGCAACTAATATTCCAAGAAAATATGCGTCTCAAACAGCAAAAGAAGGCTTGGAGTCATTAAATAAATTGACTGAAAAAGAAAAGTCTTATATTGCTCAATTGCCGATTAACGTAACTTTAGACACGCCGGGTTATCCTGAAATGAAAAAAATGATGGGCGATCATGCAGAAGGAACCAAAGTGATGAATTTTATTTCAGCTCAGGCGACAAAAGATGCTACAATGGCAGAATCTATTCTAAATAATCTGCAGCCAGGAAAAACATTTATTCATTACAATGGAAACTTTCACAGTAAAGAATTTGGCGGAATTTACTGGTACATCAAACAGAAAAACCCGAATCTGAAAATGGCGGTGATCTCTGTTTTTGAATCTGAAGATGATGAATTAAAAATCCCTGAGAAAGTGTATATCCCGACAGATTTTAATCTGATTATTCCCGCGGATATGACCAAGACTTATTAG